Proteins from one Cryptomeria japonica chromosome 4, Sugi_1.0, whole genome shotgun sequence genomic window:
- the LOC131028537 gene encoding uncharacterized protein LOC131028537 isoform X2 encodes MSSPNFSDSNEKKPGSESWVVEVKNYLKEVEETASRTSLKVPMALIKAKPEAYVPQMVSLGPYHHHSLQEELMGSHHQRLHHLSQMDFYKLESARDATKDKPTLIDYFFSHVTEMTPDFEQFYNWKIEDPKRFGMVMMMDGFFLYQVLKNGLHDLEGETHNPQEGDKPRNRSCCEHITTALDDMVAAVFGIFFPHPAKQGRGDFLDRYNAKELVKVGIKFKSFAKVPGKMRFEKDSYTLFLPKIVISDTYTEVVMRNLLALEFNDATRPKYVTQYVELMNCLIDTPEDVALLREYNVIDRHSMNLTDEYVVKMWEGLAKTMFFSAFVEKPQGMKAAIRETLIKNYYKSKIRNWLNGLPCRPFGF; translated from the exons ATGTCGTCACCAAATTTCTCTGACTCTAACGAGAAGAAACCAGGTTCTGAAAGTTGGGTTGTGGAGGTCAAAAATTATCTGAAAGAGGTAGAGGAAACTGCTAGTAGAACGAGCCTGAAAGTGCCCATGGCTCTAATTAAGGCCAAGCCAGAGGCATATGTTCCTCAAATGGTGTCTCTAGGACCGTACCACCACCACTCCCTGCAAGAAGAGCTCATGGGTTCACACCACCAACGTCTTCACCATCTTTCCCAGATGGATTTTTACAAGCTCGAGTCTGCAAGAGATGCAACAAAGGACAAGCCCACTCTCATCGACTATTTCTTCTCTCATGTAACAGAGATGACCCCGGATTTTGAGCAGTTCTACAATTGGAAGATTGAGGACCCAAAAAGATTCGGGATGGTCATGATGATGGATGGCTTCTTTCTCTACCAAGTTCTCAAAAATGGGCTCCATGATCTTGAAGGAGAG aCCCATAACCCACAAGAAGGAGATAAGCCCAGAAATCGTTCTTGCTGTGAGCACATCACAACAGCTCTTGATGACATGGTTGCAGCCGTCTTTGGTATCTTCTTTCCTCACCCAGCCAAACAAGGTCGTGGCGATTTCCTGGACAGATATAACGCAAAAGAGCTCGTCAAGGTAGGGATAAAGTTCAAATCTTTCGCTAAGGTGCCTGGTAAAATGAGATTTGAAAAGGATTCTTACACTCTTTTTCTTCCCAAGATTGTAATATCAGACACCTATACTGAAGTGGTGATGAGGAATTTGCTTGCGCTGGAGTTCAACGACGCCACTCGCCCTAAATATGTGACACAGTACGTGGAGTTGATGAACTGCCTCATCGACACACCAGAGGACGTTGCTCTGCTGCGTGAATACAATGTCATTGATCGGCACAGCATGAACTTAACGGATGAGTACGTGGTCAAGATGTGGGAGGGGCTCGCCAAGACTATGTTTTTTTCTGCGTTTGTGGAGAAGCCCCAAGGCATGAAAGCTGCAATCAGAGAAACGTTGATCAAAAATTATTACAAAAGCAAGATCAGAAATTGGTTGAACGGGCTTCCCTGTAGACCGTTCGGATTTTAG
- the LOC131028537 gene encoding putative UPF0481 protein At3g02645 isoform X1, translating into MSSPNFSDSNEKKPGSESWVVEVKNYLKEVEETASRTSLKVPMALIKAKPEAYVPQMVSLGPYHHHSLQEELMGSHHQRLHHLSQMDFYKLESARDATKDKPTLIDYFFSHVTEMTPDFEQFYNWKIEDPKRFGMVMMMDGFFLYQVLKNGLHDLEGEVNLRNNEIPQPTLTSIRCDIMKLENQIPLSLLFEIDNSLYNKTLESCLNSHIPHLSSFQLSDNLNIDYEDEHHLLACVHKYVSSFLQTHNPQEGDKPRNRSCCEHITTALDDMVAAVFGIFFPHPAKQGRGDFLDRYNAKELVKIVISDTYTEVVMRNLLALEFNDATRPKYVTQYVELMNCLIDTPEDVALLREYNVIDRHSMNLTDEYVVKMWEGLAKTMFFSAFVEKPQGMKAAIRETLIKNYYKSKIRNWLNGLPCRPFGF; encoded by the exons ATGTCGTCACCAAATTTCTCTGACTCTAACGAGAAGAAACCAGGTTCTGAAAGTTGGGTTGTGGAGGTCAAAAATTATCTGAAAGAGGTAGAGGAAACTGCTAGTAGAACGAGCCTGAAAGTGCCCATGGCTCTAATTAAGGCCAAGCCAGAGGCATATGTTCCTCAAATGGTGTCTCTAGGACCGTACCACCACCACTCCCTGCAAGAAGAGCTCATGGGTTCACACCACCAACGTCTTCACCATCTTTCCCAGATGGATTTTTACAAGCTCGAGTCTGCAAGAGATGCAACAAAGGACAAGCCCACTCTCATCGACTATTTCTTCTCTCATGTAACAGAGATGACCCCGGATTTTGAGCAGTTCTACAATTGGAAGATTGAGGACCCAAAAAGATTCGGGATGGTCATGATGATGGATGGCTTCTTTCTCTACCAAGTTCTCAAAAATGGGCTCCATGATCTTGAAGGAGAGGTAAATCTAAGAAACAATGAAATCCCTCAACCCACACTTACAAGTATCAGATGTGATATTATGAAGCTGGAAAATcagatccctctttctcttctctttgaaATAGACAACAGTCTATACAACAAGACACTTGAGTCTTGTCTCAACTCTCATATTCCTCATCTCTCTTCCTTTCAATTGTCTGATAATTTGAACATTGACTATGAAGATGAACATCATCTATTAGCTTGCGTGCACAAAtatgtttcgtccttcttgcagaCCCATAACCCACAAGAAGGAGATAAGCCCAGAAATCGTTCTTGCTGTGAGCACATCACAACAGCTCTTGATGACATGGTTGCAGCCGTCTTTGGTATCTTCTTTCCTCACCCAGCCAAACAAGGTCGTGGCGATTTCCTGGACAGATATAACGCAAAAGAGCTCGTCAAG ATTGTAATATCAGACACCTATACTGAAGTGGTGATGAGGAATTTGCTTGCGCTGGAGTTCAACGACGCCACTCGCCCTAAATATGTGACACAGTACGTGGAGTTGATGAACTGCCTCATCGACACACCAGAGGACGTTGCTCTGCTGCGTGAATACAATGTCATTGATCGGCACAGCATGAACTTAACGGATGAGTACGTGGTCAAGATGTGGGAGGGGCTCGCCAAGACTATGTTTTTTTCTGCGTTTGTGGAGAAGCCCCAAGGCATGAAAGCTGCAATCAGAGAAACGTTGATCAAAAATTATTACAAAAGCAAGATCAGAAATTGGTTGAACGGGCTTCCCTGTAGACCGTTCGGATTTTAG
- the LOC131028541 gene encoding putative UPF0481 protein At3g02645: MRVPRALITAKPDAYIPKLVSLGPYHHRSLQEEPIGPYHQRLSHLSQMDFYKLNSTRDATRNKSIEDFFTKIEEKASEFEQFYDWKIGDEEKFGWMMMVDGLFLYQFLKNGLHLLQREGSQRHNRCGEILTPTLTSIRCDLVKLENQIPLFLLTEIDKDILKVLSSGISNFSCFQVCHDVDVDYKGEHHLLGCMHKYLSSLQIHKSDDRNPTCYESIMTTIGDMISATFSLFCTHPAKLGRDDFLDKYNAKELAKAGIKFQPGSDKIKFDKHTDTLFLPKIVISDTYTEVMMRNLLALEFNDAVRSKHVTRYVELMDCLIDTPEDVALLRESNVIERHSMMITDEYVAKMWDGMANRLFFAGFLEHAQELKAGISETLIKNFYRSKLSNTWAEFHGEHLSRPWKALALLTAILVVGLTALQTYCSFADCQKRS; the protein is encoded by the coding sequence ATGCGGGTGCCCAGGGCTCTGATCACTGCAAAGCCAGACGCATACATTCCTAAATTGGTGTCTCTCGGTCCCTACCACCACCGTTCTCTGCAAGAAGAACCCATTGGCCCCTACCACCAACGCCTCAGCCATCTTTCTCAGATGGATTTTTACAAGCTCAACTCTACAAGAGATGCAACAAGAAACAAGTCCATCGAGGATTTCTTCACAAAAATAGAAGAGAAGGCATCAGAATTTGAGCAGTTCTATGACTGGAAGATTGGCGACGAAGAAAAGTTCGGGTGGATGATGATGGTAGACGGCCTCTTCCTCTACCAGTTTCTCAAAAATGGGCTCCATCTTCTTCAACGCGAGGGAAGTCAAAGACACAACAGGTGCGGTGAAATTCTTACCCCCACACTCACAAGTATCAGGTGTGATCTTGTGAAGCTGGAAAATCAGATCCCACTTTTCCTTCTCACCGAAATCGACAAGGACATTCTTAAGGTTCTCAGCTCTGGTATTTCTAATTTCTCTTGCTTTCAAGTATGTCATGATGTGGATGTTgactataaaggagaacatcatctCCTAGGTTGCATGCACAAATATTTGTCCTCCTTGCAGATTCATAAGTCAGATGATAGGAATCCCACATGCTACGAGAGCATCATGACAACTATTGGCGACATGATTTCCGCCACCTTTTCTCTCTTCTGTACTCACCCAGCTAAACTAGGCCGTGATGATTTCCTAGACAAATACAACGCGAAAGAGCTCGCCAAGGCTGGAATCAAATTCCAACCTGGGTCTGATAAAATCAAATTTGACAAGCATACGGACACTCTTTTTCTTCCCAAGATTGTAATTTCAGACACCTACACAGAAGTAATGATGAGGAATTTGCTGGCGCTAGAGTTCAACGACGCCGTTCGGTCCAAACATGTGACTCGGTACGTGGAATTGATGGACTGCCTCATCGACACACCAGAGGATGTTGCCCTGCTGCGTGAAAGCAACGTGATTGAACGGCATAGCATGATGATAACGGATGAGTACGTGGCCAAGATGTGGGATGGCATGGCGAATCGTCTGTTTTTTGCAGGGTTTCTGGAGCATGCGCAAGAGCTGAAAGCAGGAATCAGTGAAACGCTGATCAAGAACTTTTACAGAAGCAAGTTAAGTAATACGTGGGCCGAGTTTCATGGGGAACATCTCTCAAGACCGTGGAAGGCACTGGCGTTGTTGACTGCCATTCTTGTTGTTGGCCTCACCGCATTACAAACCTACTGTTCTTTTGCTGATTGCCAGAAGAGATCCTAA
- the LOC131028529 gene encoding UPF0481 protein At3g47200: MAALASEEQQLISEEWTVEIESFLTESEKPLLIRKASMRVPKAFINAKQEAYIPQMLSLGPYHYRSLQDQAVAPYHQRLSHLSQMDFYKLKSARDASKVKPDLISNFFTRVSEMVQEFEEFYDWKIKDRKKFGQMMMLDAFFLYQFLKNVFHVFQHDATERHIGCSEILKPTLTSIKCDIVKLENQIPFSLVKQIDSDLNSNTVQTFLNTQISGLSCFEVSHDVKDIDYKGENHLLGCMHKYVSSLLKIDNTNEDKPRNSTYYEQLMTVKDDIVAALLALFFPHPARGRNDFLSRYNAKELVKGGILFKSGSDKIRFDKHSDTLFLPKIVISETYTEVLMRNLLALELNDVTRSKNVTQYVELMDCLIDTPEDVALLRECHVINRQSMMITDEQITKMWDGMGKPLFFAGFEEHSQEIKSGIRETLIKKYYKSKVRNWWVEFHGEHLSRPWKMLALCTAVLVVVLTAAQTYCSFAECQKKS, from the coding sequence ATGGCAGCACTTGCAAGTGAAGAGCAACAGCTTATTTCCGAAGAATGGACTGTGGAGATTGAAAGTTTTCTGACAGAGAGCGAGAAACCTCTTCTAATTCGTAAAGCAAGCATGCGGGTGCCCAAGGCTTTTATTAATGCCAAGCAAGAAGCATACATTCCTCAAATGCTGTCACTGGGGCCCTACCACTATCGCTCCCTGCAAGACCAAGCTGTGGCGCCCTACCACCAACGCCTCAGCCATCTTTCCCAGATGGATTTTTACAAGCTCAAATCTGCAAGAGATGCCTCAAAAGTCAAGCCAGACCTCATCTCCAACTTCTTCACAAGAGTCTCAGAGATGGTGCAAGAATTTGAAGAGTTCTACGACTGGAAGATCAAAGACAGAAAGAAGTTTGGGCAGATGATGATGTTGGATGCCTTCTTCCTCTACCAGTTTCTCAAAAATGTGTTCCATGTTTTTCAACACGATGCAACTGAAAGACACATAGGGTGTAGTGAAATTCTTAAACCTACACTCACAAGTATCAAATGTGATATTGTGAAGCTGGAAAATCAGATCCCTTTTTCGCTTGTCAAACAAATAGACAGTGATCTGAACTCCAATACAGTTCAAACTTTTCTCAATACTCAAATATCTGGTCTCTCTTGCTTTGAAGTATCTCATGATGTGAAGGATATTGACTACAAAGGAGAAAATCATCTACTAGGTTGCATGCACAAATATGTTTCCTCCTTGTTGAAGATTGATAACACAAATGAAGATAAGCCCAGGAATTCCACCTACTATGAGCAATTGATGACAGTTAAAGACGACATTGTTGCGGCCCTTTTAGCTCTCTTCTTTCCTCACCCAGCCAGAGGCCGTAACGATTTCCTTAGCAGGTACAATGCCAAAGAGCTCGTCAAGGGTGGAATTCTATTCAAATCTGGTTCGGATAAAATCAGATTTGACAAGCATTCAGACACACTTTTCCTTCCCAAGATTGTAATCTCAGAAACATACACAGAAGTATTGATGAGGAATTTGCTTGCGCTGGAGCTCAACGATGTCACTCGCTCTAAGAATGTGACACAGTATGTGGAGCTGATGGATTGCCTCATCGACACACCAGAGGACGTTGCCCTGCTGCGAGAATGCCACGTCATTAACCGGCAAAGCATGATGATAACGGATGAGCAGATTACTAAGATGTGGGACGGCATGGGGAAGCCTCTATTTTTTGCAGGGTTTGAGGAGCATTCCCAAGAAATAAAATCTGGAATCAGGGAAACGCtgatcaagaaatattacaagagcAAGGTAAGAAATTGGTGGGTGGAGTTTCATGGGGAACATCTTTCAAGACCATGGAAAATGTTGGCTTTGTGTACTGCAGTTCTTGTTGTGGTGCTCACTGCAGCACAAACCTACTGTTCTTTTGCCGAGTGCCAAAAGAAATCCTAG